In Bacteroidota bacterium, a single genomic region encodes these proteins:
- a CDS encoding VWA domain-containing protein has protein sequence MIRFEHTEYLYLLLLIPVFAVIFALMMYWKKQALKRFGNPDLLTRLMPDAVHGRHYLKFIILMIAFGFLVLGIANPQTGSRLEKIKRKGIDIMIALDVSNSMLAQDIRPDRLSRAKQAIGRLIDKLDGDRIGIIVFAGNAYMQLPITTDYAAAKLFLSTINTEIVPSQGTAIGEALRLATGAFSTDDKHNKAIIVITDGENHEGDAVEEASEASALGIRVFTIGMGLPEGAPIPVYNAQGDRVGYKKDRDGQTIVTRLNVDMLRQIASAGDGIYVNATNSNTGLDDVLDEINRMEKTELETRMFADYEDQFQYFIGIALILFLAEFLILERKGRWARKFRIFETKKA, from the coding sequence ATGATCAGGTTTGAACATACGGAATATTTGTACCTCTTGCTGCTGATCCCGGTTTTTGCCGTCATCTTCGCTTTGATGATGTACTGGAAAAAACAGGCGCTGAAACGCTTTGGCAATCCTGACCTGCTGACCAGACTAATGCCCGATGCTGTGCATGGCAGGCATTATCTGAAATTCATCATCCTGATGATCGCATTTGGCTTTCTGGTTTTAGGTATTGCCAACCCCCAGACCGGATCCAGGCTGGAAAAGATCAAGAGGAAAGGCATTGACATAATGATTGCATTAGACGTTTCCAACAGTATGCTTGCCCAGGATATCAGGCCCGACAGGCTCAGCAGGGCCAAACAAGCCATCGGCCGTCTCATCGATAAACTGGACGGAGACAGGATAGGTATCATTGTATTTGCAGGAAACGCTTACATGCAATTACCCATTACTACCGATTATGCAGCAGCCAAGTTATTCCTTTCGACCATAAACACCGAGATCGTACCATCACAGGGTACAGCTATAGGTGAAGCACTCCGCCTGGCAACCGGAGCTTTCAGCACCGACGACAAGCATAACAAAGCCATCATCGTGATCACCGACGGGGAAAACCACGAAGGCGACGCTGTGGAAGAAGCCTCGGAAGCATCCGCCCTCGGTATCAGGGTATTCACCATTGGTATGGGATTACCCGAGGGTGCCCCCATACCCGTCTACAATGCCCAGGGTGACCGCGTAGGATATAAAAAAGACCGCGACGGACAAACCATCGTGACACGTCTGAACGTTGATATGCTCCGGCAGATAGCCTCAGCAGGCGACGGCATCTACGTCAATGCAACCAATTCGAACACCGGATTGGATGATGTGCTTGATGAAATAAACCGGATGGAAAAAACAGAACTGGAAACAAGGATGTTCGCTGACTATGAAGACCAGTTCCAGTATTTCATCGGTATCGCCCTCATACTCTTTCTTGCAGAATTCTTAATCCTGGAAAGAAAGGGTCGATGGGCAAGAAAATTCAGGATATTTGAAACGAAAAAGGCATGA
- a CDS encoding M23 family metallopeptidase has translation MAKVHYRFNPKSLTYEKVSRTTKSVILKLLGYLLTGTAFSVVIIALAFTFFDSPKEKMLKREIEQYRFQFEVMNDKLDQMQRWAQELQDRDDNIYRVIFEAEPIPQEMRFGGVGGVDMYARLDGYPNSEIIIETAKKLDRLKAQMAVQSKSFDEVYNFARNKADMMACIPAIVPVEKNKGHIVSGYGMRFHPILKYRRMHWGIDITAPSGTPIYATGDGTVKFVGRNGGYGKTCMIDHGYGYETLYGHMKTITAKQGQKVKRGEIIGYVGNTGLSKAPHVHYEVIYDNKKIDPVNYFYNDFTPEEFEKIIEMASRDTQVLS, from the coding sequence ATGGCAAAGGTACACTATCGATTTAACCCCAAATCTTTAACGTACGAAAAAGTTAGCCGAACCACCAAATCTGTAATACTTAAACTCCTGGGGTACCTGTTAACAGGTACTGCATTTTCTGTTGTTATAATCGCCCTGGCTTTTACATTTTTTGATTCGCCTAAAGAAAAAATGCTTAAGCGCGAAATTGAACAATACAGGTTCCAGTTTGAAGTAATGAACGACAAGCTTGACCAGATGCAACGCTGGGCTCAGGAACTTCAGGATAGAGACGACAACATCTACCGTGTGATCTTTGAGGCTGAACCCATTCCCCAGGAAATGCGTTTCGGAGGTGTTGGAGGTGTTGATATGTACGCCAGACTTGATGGATACCCAAACTCCGAGATCATCATAGAAACAGCGAAAAAGCTTGACCGACTCAAGGCACAAATGGCTGTCCAGTCGAAATCGTTCGATGAGGTTTACAACTTCGCACGCAATAAAGCAGATATGATGGCTTGCATCCCTGCCATTGTACCTGTCGAAAAAAACAAAGGGCACATTGTTTCAGGCTATGGAATGCGCTTCCATCCCATCCTGAAATACCGGAGAATGCATTGGGGTATCGATATTACCGCTCCTTCAGGAACACCTATATATGCTACCGGCGACGGAACAGTCAAATTTGTCGGCAGAAACGGCGGTTACGGTAAAACCTGCATGATCGACCATGGCTATGGCTATGAAACCCTTTACGGTCATATGAAAACCATAACTGCAAAACAAGGTCAAAAGGTAAAAAGAGGAGAAATAATAGGATATGTAGGCAATACAGGACTTTCAAAAGCCCCACATGTTCATTATGAAGTCATATACGATAACAAAAAGATCGATCCGGTGAATTACTTCTACAACGATTTTACCCCGGAAGAATTCGAGAAAATCATTGAAATGGCTTCCCGTGATACCCAGGTTCTGTCATAA
- a CDS encoding BatD family protein, translated as MLKKIFITGIITLLFTSFPAFAQDVQFRANAKEQVSTGERFQVVYSVNAQGKGFAQPDFESFRVLTGPNVSTSQNYQIINGKMSQSVNVSYSFILQATQEGTFDIPPAVISIDGKEYKSNPLKITVVKSVSSQAPATQSGSPSSTRQTPAGQQDMPEEDDIFIRAYANKTNPYQGEQIIVTYKIYTTTQISDIQPEKAPSFQGFWYKSLKEDNRQITTYSEYVNNREYTVGEYAAYAMFPQKAGELKIEPVILNCVAKIRKPGARRVRDPFFDSFFDDPFFNMQYQNVEVALESNPLTINVKPLPSAGKPAGFNGAVGSFRIDASADKTSVQTNEPITLKYTISGKGNLELINNLSISFPPDIESYEPRILNNIRTSSSGMSGSRTFEYLLIPRRAGTFTIPSVEFSWFDLESQSYKTGTTPEYTIEVSKGSGNEGEIVYSGVAQSDIQYIGSDIRHIKSLPFTIYTTGYLVFGSTLFIVLLIAPILLFILVLVIWRRRIRLQQNTALLKNRKATRVARKNLKNAHEFMKKNQEKEFYTEISRALWGYLSNKFNIPLSELSMENVQQKLSARKTGSDTINAFTATLEHTEYARFAPGDAGSRMNEIYGEALDIITRIEKELKK; from the coding sequence ATGCTGAAAAAAATTTTCATCACCGGAATTATAACACTGTTATTCACAAGTTTCCCTGCCTTTGCTCAGGATGTTCAATTCAGGGCAAACGCAAAGGAGCAGGTTAGCACCGGAGAACGGTTCCAGGTGGTATATTCGGTGAATGCTCAGGGCAAAGGTTTTGCACAACCTGATTTTGAGAGTTTCCGCGTTCTGACAGGTCCCAATGTGTCTACCAGCCAGAATTACCAGATCATCAACGGAAAGATGTCGCAATCGGTCAATGTAAGCTATTCTTTTATCCTGCAGGCAACTCAGGAAGGCACATTTGATATCCCGCCCGCGGTCATCTCCATTGACGGGAAGGAATATAAATCCAATCCGCTGAAGATAACTGTTGTTAAAAGTGTATCATCACAAGCACCGGCTACGCAGAGTGGAAGCCCGTCCTCTACCCGCCAAACTCCTGCCGGACAGCAAGACATGCCGGAAGAAGATGACATTTTCATACGGGCTTATGCTAACAAAACCAACCCCTATCAGGGAGAACAGATTATCGTCACATATAAAATTTATACTACCACACAGATATCCGACATACAGCCCGAGAAAGCACCCAGCTTCCAGGGTTTTTGGTACAAAAGCCTGAAAGAAGATAACCGGCAGATCACAACGTATTCAGAATATGTCAACAACAGGGAATACACGGTGGGCGAATATGCCGCATACGCTATGTTCCCCCAAAAGGCAGGAGAACTGAAAATAGAACCGGTTATTCTGAATTGTGTAGCAAAAATTCGCAAGCCCGGAGCCAGAAGGGTCAGAGATCCTTTCTTCGACAGTTTCTTCGACGATCCATTCTTCAACATGCAATATCAGAACGTGGAAGTGGCGCTGGAATCCAACCCACTTACCATAAATGTAAAACCTTTGCCTTCTGCCGGTAAGCCTGCCGGGTTTAACGGCGCAGTAGGCAGTTTCCGGATTGACGCTTCAGCAGACAAAACCAGCGTTCAGACCAACGAACCCATCACCTTGAAATACACTATAAGCGGTAAGGGAAACCTGGAACTGATCAACAACCTCAGCATCTCTTTCCCACCCGACATTGAAAGCTACGAACCAAGGATCCTTAACAATATCCGGACCTCTTCCTCGGGAATGTCGGGCTCACGCACTTTTGAGTATCTTTTAATCCCCAGGAGAGCGGGTACATTTACTATACCATCTGTTGAATTTTCATGGTTCGACCTGGAAAGCCAAAGCTACAAGACTGGCACAACCCCCGAATACACAATCGAGGTGAGCAAAGGCAGCGGTAATGAAGGTGAAATTGTTTACAGTGGAGTAGCGCAGTCGGATATCCAATATATCGGCAGCGACATCAGGCATATTAAAAGTTTGCCCTTTACCATTTACACTACAGGATATCTTGTTTTCGGCAGCACATTGTTCATCGTGTTGCTTATAGCCCCCATTCTGCTATTTATCCTTGTACTTGTTATATGGCGCAGAAGAATCAGACTTCAGCAAAACACAGCCCTCCTGAAAAACAGAAAAGCTACACGTGTTGCCAGGAAAAACCTGAAAAATGCACACGAGTTCATGAAGAAAAACCAGGAGAAAGAGTTCTACACCGAGATATCCAGGGCACTTTGGGGGTACCTGAGCAATAAATTCAACATTCCATTATCGGAACTGTCAATGGAGAATGTGCAGCAGAAACTGTCAGCCCGAAAGACAGGCAGCGACACGATTAACGCTTTTACTGCCACGCTGGAGCACACTGAATATGCACGCTTTGCTCCGGGTGATGCGGGTTCGCGTATGAATGAAATTTACGGCGAAGCCCTCGACATTATTACCAGAATTGAAAAGGAACTGAAGAAATAA
- a CDS encoding VWA domain-containing protein encodes MTFEDPGFLYLLLVLPAMGAWYWYKLKKNHAAVQISSTGSFSGKRRTLRQNMIHVLFAFRLLAIGLLILVMARPQSSLSRQDVTIEGIDIVMALDVSGSMLAQDLKPDRLEAAKSVIMDFIGGRPDDRIGLVIFSGETFTQAPLTTDHRIIQNLFKDIKSGMIEDGTAIGDGLATSVNRLKDSEAISKVIILVTDGVNNAGSLDPLSSAEIAKLYGIRIYTVGVGTKGMAPYPVQTPFGIQYQNMEVNIDEELLQEVAEMTEGRYFRATTNRKLEEIYQEIDQMEKSKIDVTEFRKKNEEFLPLALLAMALIILEILLRNTIFKTLP; translated from the coding sequence ATAACCTTTGAAGATCCGGGATTCCTTTATCTCCTGCTGGTTCTGCCTGCCATGGGAGCATGGTATTGGTATAAGCTCAAAAAGAACCATGCTGCAGTCCAGATTTCCAGTACCGGCAGTTTCTCCGGAAAGCGCCGTACCCTTCGCCAAAACATGATCCATGTATTGTTTGCGTTCAGATTACTGGCCATCGGACTGCTGATCCTGGTCATGGCAAGACCCCAGTCAAGCCTGAGCCGTCAGGATGTCACCATCGAAGGGATTGATATCGTTATGGCACTTGACGTTTCCGGCAGCATGCTCGCTCAGGACCTGAAACCCGACAGGCTGGAGGCTGCCAAATCAGTCATCATGGATTTCATCGGAGGACGGCCGGATGACAGGATAGGACTGGTAATTTTCAGCGGGGAAACCTTTACTCAGGCCCCGCTGACAACCGATCACAGAATCATACAGAATCTGTTTAAAGATATTAAAAGCGGAATGATAGAAGATGGAACTGCCATCGGCGACGGACTTGCAACCTCTGTCAACCGGCTGAAAGACAGCGAAGCCATAAGCAAAGTAATCATCCTGGTGACCGATGGGGTGAATAATGCCGGATCACTCGATCCACTCTCCTCAGCCGAAATTGCAAAGCTATACGGGATCCGTATCTATACGGTAGGCGTGGGAACCAAAGGAATGGCACCTTATCCTGTGCAAACCCCTTTCGGCATCCAGTACCAGAATATGGAGGTAAACATCGATGAAGAACTGCTCCAGGAAGTGGCAGAAATGACTGAAGGAAGATATTTCCGGGCGACTACAAACCGGAAACTTGAAGAAATTTACCAGGAAATCGACCAAATGGAGAAATCCAAAATCGATGTTACGGAATTCCGTAAGAAAAACGAGGAATTCCTGCCACTGGCCCTCCTGGCTATGGCATTGATCATCCTGGAAATATTATTAAGAAACACTATATTTAAAACATTGCCATAA
- the alaS gene encoding alanine--tRNA ligase: MKSAEIRQAFLDFFRNKGHEIVPSAPMVVKNDPTLMFTNAGMNQFKDIFLGNSPVKHPRIADTQKCLRVSGKHNDLEEVGHDTYHHTMFEMLGNWSFGDYFKEEAIAWAWELLTGVLGIDRDRLYVTVFGGDEEDGLPADNEAHRCWSRIVPENRILYGSRKDNFWEMGDTGPCGPCSEIHADMRTGEERQMLDGAELVNKDHPEVIEIWNLVFIEFNRKADGKLVQLPAKHIDTGMGFERLCRVLQGKQSNYDTDIFQPIICKTEELTGKKYGQSDDIDVAMRVVADHLRAVSFAIADGQLPSNAGAGYVIRRILRRAVRYGYTFLDQQEPFIAALVPVLVSEMGHVFPELSRQQDLIVRVITEEEQSFQRTLSQGIRRFDSYVNDHKGSNVIEGSFAFELFDTYGFPVDLTQLMARELGWTVDMEGFNKGLKAQQERSRQAASREAGDWIVVDESGGSTEFVGYDQTEAEVKILRYRAVESKKKTIWEIVLDRTPFYAESGGQVGDTGTLGREGESIRIIDTVKENDLIVHQAEKEPRDAHAVYKATVNTELRRDTENNHSATHLLHHALRKVLGTHVEQKGSLVDAEHLRFDFSHYQKMSDEEIEKVEMMVNRAIRLNSVLNEHRSVPMKEAKSMGALAFFGEKYGEQVRVIRFGDSVELCGGTHVAATGQIVFFKIISEGAIAAGVRRIEAITGRKAEEYILEQERIMKELRGIFKSNRDIVKGIQNLMQENDILQKEILKMKKEKAAGLTGELENELEVHGRFRLLVRELDAGAEVVKDLVFGLTKKFSDVIAVIAYKENNKAFITVGISGDIAGKDRLDAGMIIRQIAPDIQGGGGGQPHYATAGGKNPEGLSKALQHARSIILENR, encoded by the coding sequence ATGAAATCCGCAGAGATCAGGCAGGCATTCCTTGATTTTTTCAGGAATAAAGGGCATGAAATTGTTCCATCTGCGCCTATGGTGGTTAAGAATGATCCTACATTGATGTTTACCAATGCAGGGATGAATCAGTTCAAGGATATTTTTCTTGGGAACTCTCCGGTTAAGCATCCCAGAATAGCCGACACGCAGAAATGCCTTCGTGTGTCGGGCAAGCACAATGACCTGGAGGAGGTAGGTCACGACACCTATCATCATACGATGTTCGAAATGTTGGGGAACTGGTCGTTTGGCGATTATTTCAAAGAAGAGGCCATTGCCTGGGCATGGGAGTTGCTGACCGGTGTATTGGGTATTGACCGTGACCGTTTGTATGTTACTGTTTTCGGAGGTGATGAGGAGGATGGGCTTCCTGCTGACAATGAGGCACACCGGTGCTGGAGCAGGATTGTTCCTGAAAACCGTATTTTATACGGATCGCGCAAGGATAATTTTTGGGAAATGGGCGATACGGGTCCATGCGGACCTTGTTCCGAGATCCATGCTGACATGAGAACGGGAGAGGAGAGGCAAATGTTAGATGGGGCCGAACTGGTAAATAAAGACCACCCTGAAGTTATTGAAATATGGAATCTGGTTTTCATTGAGTTCAACCGCAAGGCTGATGGCAAGCTGGTTCAGCTTCCTGCAAAGCATATCGACACAGGAATGGGATTTGAAAGGTTATGCCGTGTTTTGCAGGGTAAGCAAAGCAATTACGATACGGATATTTTCCAGCCAATCATTTGTAAGACAGAAGAGTTAACCGGTAAAAAATACGGTCAATCGGATGATATTGACGTTGCCATGCGGGTAGTTGCCGATCACCTGAGGGCAGTATCTTTTGCCATTGCAGATGGCCAGTTACCCTCGAATGCCGGGGCAGGCTATGTGATCCGGCGTATCCTCAGAAGGGCAGTTCGCTATGGTTACACATTCCTGGATCAGCAGGAGCCTTTCATTGCAGCTCTGGTACCTGTGCTGGTCAGCGAGATGGGTCATGTATTTCCTGAGCTAAGCCGTCAGCAGGATTTGATAGTGCGCGTTATCACAGAGGAGGAGCAATCTTTTCAGAGAACCCTTTCTCAGGGTATACGCCGTTTTGATTCCTATGTCAATGATCATAAGGGAAGTAACGTTATTGAAGGAAGCTTTGCTTTTGAATTGTTTGATACCTATGGGTTTCCTGTTGACCTTACACAACTGATGGCCCGGGAGCTTGGATGGACTGTCGACATGGAAGGTTTCAATAAGGGATTAAAAGCGCAACAGGAAAGGTCGAGGCAAGCTGCCTCACGGGAAGCCGGTGACTGGATAGTAGTTGATGAGAGTGGTGGCTCCACCGAGTTTGTTGGTTATGATCAGACGGAGGCCGAGGTAAAGATTTTACGTTACCGGGCTGTGGAAAGCAAGAAGAAAACGATATGGGAGATTGTGCTTGATCGCACCCCATTTTATGCGGAGTCTGGCGGACAGGTCGGCGATACCGGGACCTTGGGCAGGGAAGGAGAAAGCATACGCATCATTGATACTGTGAAAGAAAACGATCTGATCGTTCACCAGGCGGAAAAGGAACCCAGGGACGCTCACGCAGTTTATAAAGCCACTGTAAATACTGAGCTTCGCAGGGACACGGAAAACAATCACTCAGCCACCCACCTGCTGCATCATGCGTTACGGAAGGTTCTCGGAACGCATGTAGAACAGAAAGGCTCCCTGGTGGATGCCGAGCATCTTCGTTTCGACTTTTCGCATTACCAGAAAATGTCAGATGAGGAGATTGAAAAGGTTGAGATGATGGTAAACCGCGCCATCCGACTAAATAGCGTACTGAATGAACATAGGTCGGTACCCATGAAGGAAGCAAAGTCGATGGGTGCACTTGCCTTTTTCGGGGAAAAATACGGGGAGCAGGTGAGGGTGATCCGCTTTGGTGATTCGGTGGAGCTTTGCGGAGGTACTCATGTTGCGGCTACCGGACAAATAGTTTTTTTCAAGATTATTTCCGAAGGTGCCATTGCTGCCGGAGTCAGGAGAATTGAAGCTATCACGGGCAGAAAAGCGGAAGAATACATCCTGGAGCAGGAAAGGATTATGAAGGAACTACGGGGGATATTCAAAAGCAACCGCGATATTGTGAAAGGCATACAGAATTTAATGCAGGAAAACGATATCCTGCAAAAGGAGATTCTGAAGATGAAAAAAGAAAAGGCCGCCGGACTTACCGGAGAGCTGGAGAATGAATTGGAAGTGCACGGTCGTTTCCGGCTTTTGGTTCGTGAACTGGATGCCGGAGCTGAAGTGGTCAAAGACCTTGTGTTCGGGCTAACGAAGAAGTTCAGCGACGTGATTGCGGTTATAGCCTATAAAGAAAATAACAAAGCCTTTATAACCGTCGGGATTTCCGGTGATATTGCAGGGAAAGACAGACTTGATGCAGGAATGATCATACGGCAGATTGCTCCCGACATTCAGGGAGGTGGAGGAGGGCAACCTCATTATGCTACTGCAGGAGGGAAGAATCCTGAAGGGCTTTCCAAAGCCTTGCAACACGCACGTTCCATTATCCTGGAAAACAGGTAG
- a CDS encoding MerR family transcriptional regulator: protein MPESHSSNEIQPDKLYYTIGEVAAVFGLNTSLIRFWEKEFDILKPKKNKKGNRLFTQQDMENFHLIYHLVKERGYTLEGARKYMKNHPQKIQADFEILKSLKKIKQDLLNIREELK, encoded by the coding sequence ATGCCTGAATCCCATTCCAGCAACGAAATACAACCTGATAAACTTTATTACACAATTGGTGAAGTAGCGGCTGTTTTCGGATTGAATACTTCCCTTATTCGCTTCTGGGAGAAAGAATTCGATATCCTCAAACCCAAAAAGAATAAAAAAGGAAACCGACTGTTCACGCAACAGGATATGGAAAATTTCCATCTCATTTACCACCTGGTGAAAGAAAGGGGATATACTCTTGAGGGTGCACGTAAATACATGAAAAACCATCCGCAAAAAATCCAGGCTGATTTTGAAATACTCAAATCCTTGAAGAAAATCAAACAGGATCTTCTGAACATCAGGGAAGAACTAAAATAA
- a CDS encoding tetratricopeptide repeat protein, with protein sequence MKTILNTGILLAVFIGIMALPSFGQSEEKLIRKGNRAYKDGNFQEAGIDYLKAVQKENATHRGLYNLGNVTYEQNEFGGATAIYDSVLTFNLQEEVKAKTFYNMGNSLLRLAQDSAAIAGQALPASIESYKNALRLNPDDFDAKYNLAYAQKLLKDQQQQNQQQDQQDQQKDQQQDQQQDQQQDQQQQDQQQQDQQQQDQQQQDQQQQDQQQQGQQQQGQPQPKQISKEDAERMLQALKNDEKKTMEKLQKVKATQARSVKSEKDW encoded by the coding sequence ATGAAAACAATACTAAACACCGGAATTTTGCTGGCCGTGTTCATTGGTATCATGGCCTTACCTTCATTTGGACAAAGCGAGGAAAAACTGATCCGCAAAGGTAACCGGGCATACAAGGATGGCAATTTCCAGGAAGCCGGAATAGACTACCTCAAAGCTGTCCAAAAGGAAAATGCCACGCACCGGGGACTTTACAACCTGGGTAATGTTACCTATGAACAAAACGAATTTGGTGGAGCCACCGCCATTTACGATTCCGTGCTCACATTTAACCTGCAGGAGGAGGTAAAAGCCAAGACCTTCTATAATATGGGTAATTCTTTACTCAGGCTGGCCCAGGACAGTGCGGCTATTGCCGGACAGGCTCTCCCCGCCAGCATTGAATCCTATAAAAATGCTCTCAGGCTGAATCCAGACGATTTTGATGCTAAATATAATCTTGCCTATGCCCAAAAACTCCTGAAAGATCAACAACAACAAAATCAGCAGCAGGATCAACAGGATCAGCAAAAGGACCAGCAACAGGACCAGCAACAGGACCAGCAGCAGGATCAGCAGCAACAAGATCAGCAGCAACAGGATCAGCAGCAACAGGATCAGCAGCAACAGGATCAGCAGCAACAGGATCAGCAACAACAAGGTCAACAGCAGCAAGGACAACCACAACCCAAGCAAATCTCAAAGGAAGATGCGGAACGAATGTTGCAGGCATTGAAGAACGACGAAAAAAAAACCATGGAAAAGTTGCAGAAAGTAAAGGCCACACAGGCAAGAAGCGTTAAATCGGAAAAAGATTGGTAG
- a CDS encoding AAA family ATPase produces the protein MMETDIKQLNERIEKESAFVDIINMEMHKVIVGQKQMVERLMIGMLSNGHILLEGVPGLAKTLAIKSLANTIDARFSRIQFTPDLLPADLIGTLIYSQKKEEFIVRRGPIFANFILADEINRSPAKVQSALLEAMQERQVTIGDQTYPLEEPFLVLATQNPIEQEGTYPLPEAQVDRFMLKVVIGYPNKEEEKRILRQNITGNFPETSKILKPEDIIKARDIVRQVYLDEKIENYITDIVFSSRYPAEYKLKNFEPLIQYGASPRASINLALAAKAFAFIRRRGYVIPEDVRAIAHDVMRHRIGLTYEAEAENITTEEIISEILNTVEVP, from the coding sequence ATGATGGAAACTGATATTAAACAACTGAACGAACGCATCGAAAAGGAGAGTGCATTTGTTGACATAATCAACATGGAGATGCACAAGGTCATCGTTGGGCAGAAACAAATGGTGGAAAGGCTGATGATCGGGATGCTTTCAAACGGGCATATATTGCTGGAAGGGGTACCCGGACTGGCAAAGACCCTTGCGATCAAGTCGCTGGCAAACACCATTGATGCACGTTTCAGCCGGATCCAGTTCACACCCGACCTGTTACCGGCCGACCTTATCGGAACGCTGATCTACAGCCAGAAAAAAGAAGAATTTATTGTGCGCCGGGGACCAATCTTCGCAAACTTCATCCTGGCAGATGAAATAAACCGCTCCCCGGCTAAGGTACAGAGTGCCCTTCTGGAAGCCATGCAGGAAAGACAGGTCACCATCGGAGACCAAACCTACCCGCTTGAAGAACCCTTCCTGGTTCTGGCTACTCAAAACCCCATTGAACAGGAAGGTACCTATCCCCTGCCCGAAGCACAGGTCGACCGTTTTATGCTTAAAGTCGTGATCGGTTACCCGAATAAAGAAGAAGAAAAGCGTATCCTGCGCCAGAACATCACCGGCAATTTCCCCGAAACAAGCAAAATCCTTAAACCGGAAGACATCATCAAGGCTCGTGACATCGTACGGCAGGTTTACCTGGATGAAAAAATAGAAAACTATATCACCGATATCGTGTTTTCCTCACGTTACCCGGCCGAATACAAACTTAAAAACTTTGAGCCACTCATCCAGTACGGCGCATCACCCCGAGCTAGTATCAACCTGGCGCTGGCAGCCAAAGCCTTCGCTTTCATCCGTCGCCGCGGCTATGTGATTCCCGAGGATGTCAGAGCCATCGCACATGACGTGATGAGACACCGCATTGGCCTCACTTATGAAGCAGAAGCAGAAAACATAACCACAGAAGAAATTATTAGTGAGATACTTAATACGGTGGAGGTGCCATAA
- a CDS encoding DUF58 domain-containing protein has translation METTDIIKKVRKIEIKTRGLSNQIFSGQYHSAFKGRGMAFSEVREYQYGDDIRNIDWNVTARFNHPYVKIFDEERELTVMLLIDVSGSNEFGTQKQLKEEQMTEIAAVIAFSAIHNNDKVGVIFFSDRIEKFIPPKKGTTHILRIIRELIDFKPVSQKTNISEALRFLTNALKKKCTAFVISDFIDKGFDDAIKIAGNKHDLVALRIYDRREMAMPNIGLVQVYSKEDSRRIWVDTSSPSNRKAYSAWWKDHEKYLNNLFLRSGVDQAMISTEEDYVKPLMNLFKRREARF, from the coding sequence ATGGAAACTACCGATATAATCAAGAAAGTCAGAAAAATTGAGATCAAGACCCGGGGGTTATCGAATCAGATCTTCTCGGGACAATACCATAGTGCCTTCAAAGGCAGAGGGATGGCTTTCAGTGAGGTCCGGGAGTATCAGTACGGCGATGACATCCGGAATATCGACTGGAACGTCACGGCCAGATTTAATCACCCATATGTGAAAATCTTTGATGAAGAAAGGGAACTGACGGTGATGCTGCTGATAGACGTAAGTGGATCCAACGAGTTTGGAACACAAAAGCAGCTTAAAGAGGAGCAAATGACCGAAATCGCCGCTGTAATTGCATTTTCGGCTATCCATAACAACGACAAGGTAGGTGTGATCTTCTTCAGCGACCGCATAGAAAAATTTATCCCCCCTAAAAAAGGAACCACTCATATTCTGAGAATCATTCGCGAACTTATCGATTTCAAGCCGGTTAGCCAGAAAACAAACATTTCCGAAGCATTACGCTTTCTTACCAATGCCTTGAAAAAGAAATGCACGGCGTTCGTGATCTCCGATTTTATCGACAAAGGATTCGACGACGCCATCAAAATTGCCGGCAATAAACACGATCTGGTTGCCCTCAGGATCTATGACCGCAGGGAAATGGCCATGCCAAACATAGGCCTGGTGCAGGTTTACTCCAAGGAAGACAGCCGAAGGATCTGGGTTGACACCTCCAGTCCTTCCAATCGTAAAGCATATTCCGCCTGGTGGAAGGATCATGAAAAATACCTGAATAACCTTTTCCTGAGAAGTGGTGTTGATCAGGCCATGATAAGCACTGAGGAGGATTATGTTAAACCTCTTATGAATTTGTTCAAACGGAGAGAAGCGAGATTTTAG